The genomic stretch CCGGGACTCCGTTGCGCGCGAGCAACCGGAAGAACATCCCGTGCAGGTGGATGGGATGCAGGCGCGCCGACTCATTCACGTACCGCAACCGGTAGAACTGGCCCTGCCTCAGCGTCAGGCCCGGTTCGTGCGCGTGTGAATGTCCCGCGAAGGCCTTGCCGTCAATGGTCCACTCGATGCCGAGGGGGCCTCCACCGCGCGCGTTCAATCGAAAGGCGTGGTGCTCCGGCACCTCGAGACCCTCCCTCCAGACGGGCACGCGTGCGCGGGCCGGCGAGCCGAAGTCCGGCGTGTCCACCGGCTCGCCCTCGAGCACGATGTCCGCGAGGTGGTTGGGCTGACGCGCGAAGAATCGCTCGAAGATGCGCAGGGGCGCCGCCGAGAGCTGGTTGAAGGTGAGGTCGATGTCGACGCGGTTGCCGGGGGCGAGCTCGAAGCCCGAGGGCTCGATGGGCGCTCGCAGGTACATCCCATCCACCGCGATGAGCTTCGCCTGCAGGCCCGAGAAGTCCGGAGTCACCACGCGACCGTTCGAGGCATTGAGCAGGCGCAGGCGGACGCGCTCGCCCGGGCGCACACGCAACACCTCGTCGGTGCGCCCGTTCACCGTGATGACGTTGCCCCACCGCCCGTCGTGCGCGAGGTCATGCCGGGTGTTGAAGCGCGGGAAGAGCTGCCGCGTCTCGTCGAGCAGCCAGTCGTCGATGACCCACACCACGTCGCGGCTGTAGGGCGGAGGCTTGGCGTCCTCGACGATGAGCACGCCGTAGAGGCCGCGCTCCACCTGCTCGCTGCTGCGCACGTGTGGGTGAAACCAGAAGGTGCCGGCGTCCTTCGGGGTGAACTCGTAGACGAACGTCTCCCCTGGCTGAACCGGGGGTTGGGTGGCGTGGGGCACACCGTCCATGGCGTTGGGCAACCTCA from Cystobacter ferrugineus encodes the following:
- a CDS encoding multicopper oxidase family protein produces the protein MLPSSGCARALVAAAFLLFHSSCQSGGTPPTPRERALREFEGAYPLEARSLGTVRTFDLVAEPTEVPLIDGHALRVWAYNGQVPGPRLRIRLGETLRVRFTNRLPQETTIHWHGVRLPNAMDGVPHATQPPVQPGETFVYEFTPKDAGTFWFHPHVRSSEQVERGLYGVLIVEDAKPPPYSRDVVWVIDDWLLDETRQLFPRFNTRHDLAHDGRWGNVITVNGRTDEVLRVRPGERVRLRLLNASNGRVVTPDFSGLQAKLIAVDGMYLRAPIEPSGFELAPGNRVDIDLTFNQLSAAPLRIFERFFARQPNHLADIVLEGEPVDTPDFGSPARARVPVWREGLEVPEHHAFRLNARGGGPLGIEWTIDGKAFAGHSHAHEPGLTLRQGQFYRLRYVNESARLHPIHLHGMFFRLLARNGVPVEESFFRDTVLVHGREEVDIALVPTDVGSWMMHCHILEHAEAGMMTMIDVEKE